The DNA segment TAATGTTTTGGAACTTCATACCCTCCCTCTAGCCAAAAGCCGAGGTGACCTACCTGTCCGTTTCCTACAGGTATACACCGTTTACACTATCGAGCATTAGGGTTGAAGGTTAGTACGTTATCGAGCGTTTTTCTACTTTGTACTGGGGATGGAGCTAGTTTGATAGTATTTTGTCTTGGACTGTTAGTGGCTTACGTTGTGTTCAcactattttttcatttttcataggtGGTAGTCGCTCGTTTTTCTACTTTGTACCGGGGATAGGGCTAGTCTGATAGCGTTTTGTCTTGGACTGATAGTGGCTTATGTTGTGTTCACGCTATTTTTCTGTTTTTCATAGTATTGTGTTATCATTACTGGTTATTGTTAGTATTATTTTTCCATCTATTTTCTGTCTCTTATGATCAGGAGCGGATCCAGAGCATGGAGACCGAGTTCACCGGAAGCCAGTAGCTTTTGTTCTTGCCGTAGCTTTTGTTCTTGTATATATACTAAGAAACttattaaatatctataaatattaCATTGTGAACCCATAAACTATTGTATATTAACTTGAGATCGTTGTAGGAATCCATTAACTTTAAATCTTGGACCCGCCTCTGTTTACgatgttgatattatttttcCGGTTTCTGTTACTGTGTTACGGATCTACTGTCTCTTTtcatcttcttgagccgagggtgcttcgaaaacaacctctttatgcctctagggtaggggtaaagtctgcgtacactaTATCTTgaccagaccccacttgtgagattttacagaattgttgttattgttattacaCTATTTGGTTACTTAATATTTGTTGCAGTAGATTGTCTATCTTGTTCCGTCAAGAAATCAGAATTGTCATGAATTTGTGACTATGATTTCCAACAAGGTGATGTTGATTATATGAAAGCAAATTTTGATATTGAAATTTTGTTGGTATTTTGCAGAGCAGAAAAGGTCCAATGGAATTTGCAAAAGAGTTGGTGAATGAAGGGAATGAATACAATGGATTTAATTTGATATTAGCAGACATTGAAAGTAAATCAATGGTGTATGTATCAAATAGGCCCAAGGGAGAGCCCATGGTTATACAAGAAGTCCATCCAGGTGTTCATGTGCTCTCCAATGCAAAGCTGGACTCTCCTTGGCCCAAGGTCTGTAGCATCTTTGGTTAACGGGATAAGGATACTAATCTCGGGATAGAATAAAGGATAACCCAGTATATAAAGCATCTCACATTCATGCAGGGTCGTGGAAAGAGTGACACCCCAATGATGTGACGTAGacagcctaccctaatgcaagcattagtggctgtTTCGACGGCTCAAAGTCGTAACCTATAGATCACACGAGAATAACTTTATCGTTATTCCATGACTCCCATGATGGAATATGTGATAGTATTTATTTCATGTATTGTTATTGGTATTAGCTAGTGATGAGATAAACTTTATACTAAAATGGTGGGATTAGTTTATCTCATATAGAATGTGAGATAACTAATCGCATCGGATATCCCAGCTCATAGGATATTCGTGTCTATCACGTCTgataaccaaacgaccccttaggatTAGGGCTAATAATCATCAAACTTAATAAGCAATTTGATGTATATTTTGTGCTCTTGGTTGTTTAATTTCAGGCTCAAAGATTGAAGTTGAGTTTCAAAACAATGTTGGATGTATACAAAGCAAGTGAAAAATGCATTTGCATCAAAGAGATGATAGAGAAGTTGATGAGAGACACAACCAAAGCTGAAAAAGGCAAATTACCTTGTATTTGCTCTCTGGATTGGGAATTGGAACTTAGCTCCATATTTGTCGAAGTAGACACACCACTGGTAAATTtcttttgtaaattaaataatcaattgTCATTCATTCTTTTGGCGTGCCATAGGACCAAGAGGTCACGGGTTCAGGCGTGGAAACAGCCTATttcagaaatgcagggtaaggctgcatacaatagacccttgtggtctggccCTTCCCTGGACCCCGCACATAGTGGGAGCTTAGTGCCCCGTGTTGCCCTGCCCTATTCTTTAGGATAAGGCTGCGTAACTGGTAAAGTAAAATTGAAGGGGTGCTTTGGCGTAACTAGTAAAATTACTGCCACGTGACCACGAGGTCACAGGTTCAGCCATGCaaatagcctcttgcagaaatgcaggtaATGCTGTTTACAATAGGCCCTTGTATAGTCCGCTTCCCCGAACCCTGCATATAGCATGAGCTTAGTGCACCGCCCCGCCCTATTCTTTAgtctaaaaatattttcataaCCTTTTTCTTGTTGTGGTATAAATACATAGGGATGTTATGGCACTAGAAGTACAATAGCATTGGCAATTGAAGTGGGAGGACAAATAAGATTTCATGAAATGTACCTTGAGAGGAACTTGTGGAAAGAGCAGATTGTTAGCTATTGGATTGAAAAGCTCCAACTGCAATAGACTGTTGGATTTCATATATTTGTTAGACAATTGGATGTTGAAATATGTTATATTCTCATGTTTTCTTTTCAATTAAAAATAAGATCAAATGAATATTGTCTTTGTATTCCATTTAATTTGCaatttgtttttcattttcatttttcgttGAGATTTTGTTATTTAATATCTATACTTGTAATCAAGCAAGGATATTGTTCTCTTTTGACCATTTCTATACATTGCATTCTCCTGCAAGTTGCAAGTCTGTGCCAAAAATCAAAACTTCTTTGAAACTTCAGACTCCAATAAAATGTTTATTTTTTTAACCGATcagtttaatatatatatatatttgttgttgttgttgtattaacTGATATATAGATTATACATGTtcatatacatattatatataaattatacatatattatacatccaTCTGGTATCTTAATTTAAACGATTTCACTTGGTATTTTAATTTAAACGATTTGGGGAGAtagttatttttagtttaagaggAGGAGGACGAAGAAGAGGAGAAGGACGGggagaaaaaaaggaagaaaaggaggAGGAGGCGGAGAGGATGGTGAATAAGAAAAAAGGTTTTTTCccatttttctaaattttaaatatttataaaaGACAAGCGAGTCTTGTTCAGTTGGTAAAGCATCTCCATCCACGACCATTAGGTCCTGTGTTCGAGTTACGCTGGAGGGGAAGTGTTAAAACACTGTAGATCCATCTAAATTGAGAGGGAATTTAAAAAAGGAAATACTTATAAAACTGGTTATGTCTTAAATAGCGTGGGTAAAAGCGGCATTACGTGCAAATATGGGTGAAGTATTCAAAAAGCCTTTAAAGTAGATGATCTTGAATTTTTGTCTTCGCATGCCCAACGGTTCTATCTTGTGGAGATAGCGCATCCACAGATTTGGGTTGGGCCATGGCACATGGTTGAGGCTCTACCTCGGAACCTTGGTCCAGCCTTTTAACATCTAGCTTATTATAAGAGAAAACTATTCTCTATAACCCTTTAAAATTTTAATAGCCCATATTTTTTTTACTTACATGAAATGGcccttcaacccaaacttattgCATCTAATAGcccaaaatatttattttgtatattttttgtatagtgacagtttgttttgaatattgacagtgtattttgtatagtgacaatctattttgtatattttttgtttaGTAACAATCTTTTTagtatatattttatatagtaacagtctattttgtatatatattttgtatagtgaaattttatttagtaaattttgtgtataatgaCAGTTTATTTTTGTATATGTTTTGtatagtgacattttattttatataatttttctatagtgacagtctattttatatatattaaatagaaTAATGACATGTAGGTAGAGAATCCTTGCACTTCTTGCCAAAATCAATCTACCCCCACCCCGTATAAAGGTATGACTTTTCCATCTGGCTAATATTTTCTTACATCTTTCCAATACCCCAttcatacatacatatatatatatatatatatatatagtccaagcgctatatcgctgcggcgtgcaacccgatttatatatacatatatatatatatatatatatttctttccTGTGATTTGGTTTTTGATCCCAGAGGCAGTCCTAAGTAATTTGTTGGAATAGACCCAATTATATACACCCttgtctattgatagtactaatatagtgtctcttattgcctctttgagccgagggtctcctggaaacagcctctctacctctcgggtagaggtaaggtctgcgtacatattaccctccccagaccccacttgtgaaattacactgggttgttgtcgTCGATGTCTGTGCTAGCAACTGGATTTCAACCACTTGATTTACTGGGAAGTGGGAACCCCCAAAAATTGGATTGTACTAACTGGGAGCCCCTAAAATTTTATCTAGTATCTGTGGACACCACCAATTTTGTGTGTTTCTTGACGATCAACTTTGAAATAGGAATTAACATGTTTATTCGATAATTTAAAATGGCATTTCTCTTCAGTTCTGATTCCATGTAGTAGTAGATAGCAGATGAGAACAGTCATGATGAACCTGTTCTTGCTCCGAGGGGAAGGATGATGTCAGGGGCGGCTCAAACGCATATGGGGTCCAAGGCGAACGTTTAATACGGGGCCTAAGTATTTTTCTCATAaatctcttcttcttcaatttggGTTTTGTTATCATCCGATTCAACTAAGTTAGTGACTTGTTCATCTACAGAATATTCTCCTACATTTTGCGACTTAattttttcattatttgtcaAAAATTTATCAAGAGCTCCTTTTTAAGATTTTATTAAATTTtcaacttttcttttcttttgccagATGCATATTTTCTTGTTGACATATTTATATTCTAAGAAAATTTAAACAATATGTAcatattaaaattaataaaataataaataacaaatAAACCTAATGACTGACTGAATCAAGAAGTTTGAAGACTTTGATTGCAATTCCAAAATATCTAGTTGTTGGCTTGCTGGAGTAttggagaaagaaaaaaatttaatagaaaaaactAAGAAGATGAGCATGAATcatgaagaaagaagaagaagatatgtCTTCTGGAATATGAAGAAAGAAGAATGAATGAATACTAGCAAAAGAATTGAAATGTTGGGTAGGGATTGCTGGGAAGAATAAAAAGTAGAGTTGCCAAATCAAATCAAGGTGACAACtatttttctactattttaaGCTTCaatttattaatatatatatatatatatatatatatatatatatatatatatatatatatatatatataaagtttttctttctttttatataAAAAGTACAAAAGTACTATatacatataatttttttttaaaaaaagaaaaacctaTAAACCTATAAATATGTATTATTCCTAAAAAATGGGGCCTCCCAAAATTGGGAGCCTAAGGCACTTTCCTTACCCCATCCTATGTTAGAACCGGCCCTGGATGAAGTTTGAGTGATTTAACGCTCTCCTCGTAACTTCTGTAGAGGCAGAAAACATATAAAGCTTTCTGAATATTGTAAAAATAGAAGATAGAGGCGCTGGAGCAAAGAGAAATCATAGCTTCTTCATGAGAACAATGTGATCAAACAGAGAATCGAGAAACTGAAGAGCTCAATCGAGGAATCTCAAAAGGAAAAAATCCGAATTATTGAAGAAAGAAGCAAAAAGCGGTTTGGGCTAGCCACTAGAATTATTTTTGGGCTATAAAATATGTATTGTAATTTTGGGTCATCGAATATTATAAATTTGGCCCGAATGGCTATAAATGATATTTGCTCTTAGGATAATTATCATCCCAAGTTATGATATACTACTGTACTGTTTAACTTTagcaaaaagagaaataaaatcaAATTTAAAGAAATGCTGTTAAATTTATATATACGTTGAGTATCAACAATTCAGAGCACTGAAACTTCTAATGTGGTGTCCCACTAAAAAAATTCAAAGGACCCCACTTTTCCATCCacaaatctatatctatattattataaatgCACGAATATaatgtcggtttacaaaaataatcttataatattaagcataataactcataataaaaggtCATACCCGGAATTCTAGATATTAGCATTATAATCTTATTAGTTTTAGGTTACTACTCACACTACCTTCAAATTAAATGCAAAAGGACTTGTCGTTATTTTCGTGAGTGAAGTCTAACAATGAATTTGACCCATTCACTTATCCACGTGATAACATTTACAACAATAATAGAGGAACAAATTTTGAGTCTGAATATATTTATAACTCTATATTTCTTAATTGGAAGAACTCATAGGGAAAGGACATAATTGTAATAACCTATTTTTTGGACTACAATACCTTCTatgctaatttttaatatttaaaattaataaaattttgtctattaaattcttattaaaaatatgtatgaaggtttaataaaatcaatttcataagaatCCTCCGTATTGGCAATACATTACCACTACATAATCTCCAATacgaagaaaaaataaaagtaatattaAATGGAATgcataaagagttaaaattgagaagaagaaaaaataccCCCACTATAATATGTTTTTACattatatttgaattattttcctattcaaataatattttttaattaatttttcatgtaatatttgaaaaatactcaattattaaacaacaactaagaaaaaatttaagaatataaatgtgtgagaaagagaaaaaaaatggttGGTGATAGTCAATACCAGTAATGATTCTacaaacataaagatctaaaagtgaaatgccatatcaatcttttactctttgaaaataaaatttatggtggATTAAATTATACTAAGTAAGATAAAATATTCAAAACAAGAGATAGAActaatattaagatctgaatcaacatataataaattattttttatgttaaaaccaaataattaaatcttttaattaattatttagcaagagaatccaattcatcatatgagtaaaattcttattcaagttaaaaaaaatctttgggcacataaatttattccataaaaagagCGTTACACACAAAGTAAAAAGGTTAGTATATTAATAAGAATCAAAATGCTATATAAGTGTCTAAGGAAGCACAatcaaagttaaatcctaaacaAGAACAAGTTTTCAAGATCATATTATAAAGAGTCGACTCTGGTATAACGAGATTATTCTTTGTAGATGCCTCCGACTGAATCGAAATAATATTTTTATGTCATGTattacttgcaaatatcatatcaAGAGGCATGACAGTGTTAATAGTAGCAAGTGGTGTAGCAACAACGATTTTATTGTGATACCAAccactttagatttgatatacctcttcaaacaaCTTATATAACCATCACTTATATCAAAGCAGAGCAATGATGataaatttataaggaaagcaaAATTGATAATAAGGGATGAAAAACTTAT comes from the Nicotiana sylvestris chromosome 4, ASM39365v2, whole genome shotgun sequence genome and includes:
- the LOC104235160 gene encoding uncharacterized protein; translation: MCIAVFLWQAHTQYSFLLLLNRDEYHNRPTKAVHWWEGEEIVGGRDEVAGGTWLASSRQGRVAFLTNVLELHTLPLAKSRGDLPVRFLQSRKGPMEFAKELVNEGNEYNGFNLILADIESKSMVYVSNRPKGEPMVIQEVHPGVHVLSNAKLDSPWPKAQRLKLSFKTMLDVYKASEKCICIKEMIEKLMRDTTKAEKGKLPCICSLDWELELSSIFVEVDTPLGCYGTRSTIALAIEVGGQIRFHEMYLERNLWKEQIVSYWIEKLQLQ